A region from the Mya arenaria isolate MELC-2E11 chromosome 2, ASM2691426v1 genome encodes:
- the LOC128208508 gene encoding prosaposin-like, translating to MTVMEKQLFVLAAVLLSLAAASGVDECQSCIDQVHQMQTGVAFLRNAKLREIVTRSSARNICAAIGQCPEDGDNTDMQEEFYPAVDNGLVDVTALHTNSICHICRVTFNFLHNFLSNKHWQTVLLRLLKLGCHYIPLFSATCTNLVDQWGGMIIHLLVNYLNPRMCHDLLHICPNATAVSEAALAVDDCRMCEFGQGLVYDTVNDPSLHVRLDNLAREICIADGDQMDDGCVFVTSQLSEALKQVAADLKQSTALKTFCQTENICPAGLKTILDN from the exons ATGACGGTCATGGAGAAACAGCTCTTCGTACTTGCTGCCGTTTTATTAAGTTTAGCTGCAG CCTCTGGTGTGGACGAGTGCCAGTCATGTATTGACCAGGTCCATCAGATGCAGACTGGAGTGGCGTTTTTGCGGAATGCAAAA CTCCGCGAGATAGTGACTAGATCTTCCGCACGGAACATATGTGCTGCAATTGGCCAGTGTCCGGAAGATGGTGATAATACCGACATGCAGGAGGAGTTCTACCCCGCTGTCGACAACGGCCTCGTTG ATGTCACGGCCCTGCACACGAACTCCATTTGCCACATCTGCCGCGTGACCTTTAACTTCCTCCACAATTTCCTCTCCAACAAACACTGGCAG ACTGTGTTGCTGCGACTGTTGAAGCTTGGGTGCCACTACATACCGTTGTTCTCCGCCACGTGTACGAATCTCGTCGACCAGTGGGGCGGGATGATCATCCACCTCCTCGTCAACTATCTCAACCCCCGCATGTGCCACGACCTGCTCCACATCTGCCCTAACGCTACAGCAG TTTCTGAGGCTGCGCTTGCGGTTGACGACTGCCGGATGTGTGAGTTTGGTCAGGGGCTGGTGTACGACACCGTTAACGACCCAAGTCTCCACGTCAGGTTGGACAACCTCGCCAGGGAGATCTGTATCGCCGACGGTGACCAGATGGATGACGGG TGTGTGTTTGTAACCTCACAACTCTCCGAGGCATTGAAGCAGGTCGCTGCGGACCTAAAACAGTCCACAGCCCTGAAGACTTTCTGTCAG ACAGAAAACATTTGCCCCGCTGGCTTGAAGACGATTCTTGACAACTAA